The sequence below is a genomic window from Planctomycetota bacterium.
GAACAACGTCGATGTCGTGCAGGGCCCCGGCAAGCCCGGCCTCGTCATCGCCTCCAACCGCTCCGACCAGACGCTCGCGCTCTACCGCGTCGACGCCGCCGCCCGACAACTCGTCCGCGTCGAAGGCCCCGCCATTCCCACCGGTCTCGACGAGGTGTACGGCCTGTGCGCCTACACCGACCCCGCGTCCCGCCGCACCATCGCCGTCGTCGGCAGCAAGGGCGGCGTGGTTCGGTTCATCGATCTCCAGGACGACGCCTTCAAGCCCGCGGCCCGCGTCGTGCGCGAGTTCACCGTCGGTGGGCAGATCGAGGGCATGGCCGCCGACCCCGAACGCGGCGTCATCTACATCGGTGAGGAGGACGTCGGCCTCTGGCAGTACTCGCTGAACCCCGCCGCCGAGCCCGCGCGCCGCCTCGTCGACGTCGTGAAGTCCCCTGACCGCGCCATCGCCGGCAACCTCGCCGCCGATGTCGAGGGCGTCACCATCTTCGACGCCGGGCACGGGCGCGGCTTCATCATCGCCTCCTGCCAGGGCGAGAACCGCTTCGCCGTCTACGACCGCGTGGACCTTTCCTACCGGGGCTCGTTCGCGCTCGCCATGTCGCGCGACGCCGCGCCACCCGACCGCGTCACCGAGACCGACGGCATCCACGTTCACGCCGGAAGCCTCGGCCCGGCCTTCCCGCACGGGGTCTTCATCGCGCAGGACGACAACGAGGGCTCGCAACAGAACTTCAAGCTCGCCGACTGGTCCAAGGTCGCCGACGCACTCCGCCTCGCGAAGTAACCTCGATTCCCGCCGCTGCCTCGGGACCTCAACGGGCATCTTCGCGCTGTCTTTATAGTTTCCCGCACGGCCGACGACAATACTTAGGCCCCCACGAGAGAGAGGGGGGTCGCGGCCTGCCGCGACGCACCGTCGACGGTCAGCGTCTGCCCGCGCGGTCGCATTCATTCCGGAGGAGAGAGAGATGAAGATCGCTGCTGGTCTGTTCGTCGCGTGCGTGGCCCTTCCGGCCGTCGCCGGCACCGTCACCGGTTCCGGCTCGCTCCCCATGTACGGCTCGAACTACGGCGTGACCACCTGGCGCATCGCCGGCGACGCCGGCTCCGCCTCCACCGCCTTCGGCGCCGAGGGCATGACCTTCTTCAACGGCACCCTCTACGTCTCGCACGACCACGACGCCAACCGCGCCGCCGGCAACCTCGTCTCCTACACCCCCGGCGCCACGGGCAACCTCTCCGCCGCCACCACCACCCTCATGGGCACCGGCCCCGCCGGCCTCTGGGGCCCCGAGGGCATCACCGTCAACAACTCCGGCTCCGGCTTCGGCTCCTGGGCCGCCGGCAGCGTCCGCATCACCGGCATCGAGACCCGCGGCACTGATTCCTTCGGCGTCTTCGACACCGGCACCCCCGGCTCCAACATGTCGCCCACCGCCAACGCCGTCCCCGCGCTCGACGACATCGCCTGGGCGTCCTCCCTCGACCTCTTCGCCGGCGTCGAAGACGGCTCGGGCGATTCCTCCTTCCTTCGCTTCTTCGACAAGAACACCATGGCCGTGCAGTCGTTCAGCGCCCCCGTGATCAACGGCGCCAAGGGCATCGCCGCCGTCAGCGGCTCCTTCGCCGCCGCCGTCACCGGCGCCTCCGTCGGCACCAGCCAGGCCTTCCTCGTCGTCAGCGAGTTCGACGGGTTCGCGTTCTACGACACCAACGGCAACGCCATCGGCCCCGCCCTCACGTTCGGCGACTACGCCGCCATCAACGAGCTCGAGTCCGTCGCCGTTGATGAGACCAACAACCTCATCTTCCTCGGCGACGAGGCCGGCCTGTCGATCCACGTCGTCTCCGTCCCCGCCCCCGGCGTGGGCGCGATCTTCGGCCTGGGCCTCCTGGCCGCCGCTCGCCGCCGCCGCTAAGCCCGCCCATCGCGGTGCGCCCGGGCCTCACCCGCCCGCGCAGCGCGTATCGGGTCATCCTCTCTACGTACAAAGGGCCGGCTCCCGTTCAAGGGGCCGGCCCTTCGTCGTTCAAGGCGTTCCCCCCGGCGAACGCCGCAAACGCGCTGCTTCGCTTCGGCGGCACGCGCCGATGACGATCCGGATCTTCCCCGCGCCGACGCGGCCGGTCTTGCACCCGGTTTGCGCGATCCCCCCGCCACAGCGCAAAAACGCCGCCCCGGAAGGCCCCGGTTCCGAAACGACCCCTGACATGCCCAGCATCCGTCGCGCCCGCCCGGTCGAATCCCCCGTCATGCACACGCAGTCCATTGCCGCCCTCGTTCTGGCCGCTCTCGCGCTCGGCGCCGCCGCGTGCTCCTCGTCGCGGCCCGCACGTCAGGCCTCGCTCGCCTCGTCGGCCGATGCCGCCGCCAGCACCGATACGTCCGCCGGGCCGTTGCCGGCCCAGCCGCTCGCGCCCGGGCAGATCGTCCGCGTCGGGGGCGACATGAACACCCGCATCACCGAGCGCGACGGCGAGTTCTTCGTCGGCCCGCTCTCCATCGACACCCCGCTCCCCGAGGGCTACCCCGATCCCACGCCCCCGGGCGCGATGGACATCAAGACCTACCCCGCCGTCCGGCGCGCCGAGTTCCGCGGCACGAGCACGCCCGAGTCCGGCATGGACCGCGCCTTCTGGCCGCTCTTCAACCACATCAAGTCGCGCGACATCGCGATGACCTCGCCCGTCGAGATGGACTACAACGACGTCCAGGACGCCGACTCCGCCAAGTCGCGCGATTGGACCATGTCGTTCCTCTACCGCTACCAGGACCAGGGGCCCACCGGCGAGGACGGCGCCGTCGTCGTCCGTGACGCCCCGCCCGTCACCGTCCTCGCCATGGGCGTCAAGGGCGACTACGGCATGGAAAAGGCCCGCCCCGCCATGGAACAGATCGAGGCCTGGCTCGCGGCCAACCCGCAGTGGCGCGCCGCCGGAAACTGGCGCAGCCTCTACTACAACGGCCCCAAGCTCATGTGGTGGAACAAGTGGGGCGAGATCCAGATCCCCGTCGAGCGGGTCAGCGCCGCCGCGCGGTAGCCCCCTCGTCCCGTAACACCGCGCGCCCCGCGTCTCCCCGGGCTCTCCGCGGCAATCCGCGCCGTCCGCGCGCATGTTGTGCTTCCCTCCGGCACCACCCGCACGCTAGCATGTCCGCGAGGAGAGATGCTGATGCGCCGTGTGCTGTCGTCCGTGCTGTGTGTGCTGCTGGGGTCCGCCTTCGCCAACGCGCAGGTGACCAACGTCTTCACCTATCAGGGCCAGCTCACCGAGGGCGGCCAGGCGCCCTCGGGCGCCTTTGACCTGCGCTTCCGACTCTTCGATCAACCCACCGACGGCACGCCCATCGGCGGCATCCTCTGCGTCGACAATCTCCAGGTCGTCGATGGCCGCTTCACCGTCGAACTCAACTTCGGATCTGTCTTCAACGGTGCTTCGCGCTTTCTGCAGGTCGAGGTTCGACCCGACACCGGCGCGGCGTGCGACATCACGTCCGGCTTCACGGTGCTCACGCCCCGCCAGCGCCTCACCGCGACGCCCCACGCGTCGTATGCGCTCACCGCCGCCACCGCCGCCACGGCGTCTAACGCCTCGCTCTTCAACAACCAACTTCCGACGTTCTACACCAACGCCGCGAACCTCTCGGCCGGAACGCTCCCCGACGCACGGCTCAGTTCCAACATCTCGACGCTCTCGGGCGCGCAGACCTTCAGCGGCGTCAAGACGTTCAGCACTGCCCCCGCCTTCACCAGCGCCGGTTCGCCCTTCAGCGTCGCCAGTTCCTCCCGCGTCACGAACCTGAACGCCGACCTGCTCGACGGCCTGAACAGCACCGCCTTCGCCGGCGCCACTCACTCGCACGACGCCTCGGCGATCGTCAGCGGCTTGCTCGCCGACGCGCGCATCCCCGCCGGCATTCCCCGGACCGCCATCACCAACGTCTTCACCGATACGCAGGTCATCAACGTGCCCTCCCAGACGCCGCTCACGCTCATCGGCTCCAACTCCGGCGGCACGTGGGTCAACCTCCAGAACACCGGCGGCGGGCGCACCTGGAATCTCATCGCCACAGGCACCTCCAACAGCGAAGGCGCCGGCAAACTCCTCATCCGCGATCAGTCCGCGCTCGCCGTCCGCATGGCTCTGGACTCCGCCGGCCGCGTCGGCATCGGTACCACCGCCCCCTCCTCGCTCGTCGAACTCGCCCAGGCCGACGCCATGCTCCGCGTCCGCAACACGAACGACCCCGGCGGCGGGTTCATTCAAGACACCTTCTCGACCCTCCAACTCGGCATGTACAACCCAACCGCGACCGGCTGGGGCGCTGTGCCCGCCAACAGCCAACGCTCCATGTTCGGCATCCAGAACACCGGTCGCGTCGGCACGCTCGTCAACTCGGGGGGCTCGCCCATCTGGCGCAACACGATCGACGATGGCAACGGGAACGCCGTGTTCTCGGGCACCATCGCGGCGGCGAACACGCCCCGCATCAAGCACGTTTCGGGTTCCGCGTTCCTGGGCGTCATCAGCAATGACTCGCGGACGCTGATTGAGAACATTACCGTCACGGTCCCCGCCGCCGGCTTCCTGCACATCCACTGCCATGCGGTCCTCTACGTGTACACCACCACACCCACGGCTTCCACGGTCATCCTGGAACTCAAAGAGACCACCGGACCGGAGGTGCTGGTCAAGGAATCGCCGCTCCGCCTCAGCCCGCCCCTTTCCGGGCCCGACATGTCCATGGAGTCGTCGCAGGTCATCAACCACGTCATCCCCGTCGACGCGGGCACACGTTCATACAAGCTCCGCGTGAGGCACACCGGCCTCGGCGGCGGCGGCGGCGGCACGCTTCAAGACGCCGACATCACCATCACGTACTACCCCAGCAGCCTCTAGGCCCCGCCGACCAGGCCCGCACGCGCTGCGCCACGGGCACAACACGCGGCTACCCAAGGCCGCGAACCCGCCAATCGCCGTCACGTATCGCCGCACCGATGCCCAGCGCCCGGCACCTTGTGCCAGGTGCCGGATTCCCCGTGCCCGGTGCCCGCTTCGAATGAGGCGGGGCCGCTCCAGGCCTCGGGAAGGGCACGCGCCAATCACACCCCGCTACCGCCCGTACCGGCGCACCACGCCCTTGACGATCCCCTGCACCTGACAGTACTTCACCCGGATGGGGTCGAAGTTCGGGTTCGCCGGCTGCAGGCGGATGTAGTCGTCTTCCTTGTAGAAGGTCTTGAGCGTCGTCGAGCCGTCGGGCAGCAGCGCGACGACCTTGTCGCCGTTGCTCGCCACCTGCGTGCGCTCGATGAGCACGAAGTCGCCGTCGAGGATTCCCTCGTCGCGCATCGAATCGCCCTCGACCTTCAGCGCGAACGTCGAGTTTTGCGAGCGTGTGCCGCACAGCACGTCGGCGAGGTCGATCTCGTCGGTGTCCGACACCTTCTCGATCGGGTTGCCCGCGGCGATCCGCCCCACCAGCGGGAACCGCAGCGGGCGGGCCTCGTCGGGCACCGCGATCCCGTCAGCGATCGACAAAGAGCGCGCCTTGTTCGGCTCGCGGACCAGCGCCCCCTTCTTGATGAGCGCCTCCACGTGCTCGAACACGGTGACCTTGCTGACGCCGATCTCGTCGGCCAGCTCCTGCATGGTCGGCGAATAGCCCCGGCGCACCCGCCAGTCGCGGATCAACTGCAGAATCTTGAGCTGCTTGGGCGTCAGGTTCATCGCGAACGCTCCTTTCAGTCGTCACCGGGGCAGGCCCGCACACGCGCCAGTCCGCGGGCACTGTCGCCCGGGCCTGGTGCACGGATCCCGCCCCGTCCGTGCGCACTCCAGAGATTCCGCCTTCGTCACCACACTCGTCGGCCAGGCCCGACCGCGCCGACGGCACCCGAACCGAGTGTCCCGACGCCGGCCCTCCACGCACCCACCACGGGATCGCCCCGCCCGCCCGGGCCGCGCTCTCGCACCAATCGCGCACCGCGCGAACCCACACCCCGAACACCCGCCCGCGCGAATCCCGCGCCTGCGTGTACTCCTTCACGAAATCCCCGCCCGGTCCGAGGCTCACGACTGGGGCGTGCATCTGAGGCATGGCGCCGTCTCGCTCCGCGCGTTCGCCCGCTCCACAAGCGCCGCGCGATCCCTTTCCGCGCGGGCCAACTGGCTCCACCCGCGCCTCTCCATCATCGATCCGGATCTTCCTACCCGATCAGTTTTCTGGCAGTCTGTTCGGATCACGATAGTCTACCTTTGACCGCACGGACCGTCAATGCCCTCAACCCTAAAATCCCAAACATTTTCCGTTCATCCATCCATCCGCGACGCCCGCGCACCGCCCCCACGCCCGCTAATCACTTGCGGTGAATGAACTTCGATCCGCTTCGCGCGACGCGTCCCTGGATCTCCAGCATCGTCAGTTCCGCCCGCACGCGGGCGACGTCCATTCCGACCGACTCCGCCACATCGTCCGCCGTTCGGGGTTCGTGCAACGCCGCCAGCAGCGCGGCGTGCACGGGGTTCGCGGGCGGCGCGGGCGCGGGCGGCGTCTGGGTGAACAGCGCGGGCGTGTCGAGCGTTTCGCGCGCGGGGAAGCGCACCGCGTGCGTCCCGCGGTGCACATGGTGTGCGCAGGCCTCGAGGGCCGCGATCACGTCCGCCGGCTCGGTGGCCATCGCGGCCTCGCCGCGCTTCAGAAGGCCGAGCGTGCCGCGCGACGCCGCCGAATCGACCCGTCCCGGCAGCGCGAACACCTCGCGTCCGTGCTCGTCGACGGCGAGGCGCGCGGTGATGAGCGCGCCGGATCGCTCGCCCGCCTCGATCACCAGCACGCCCAGCGACAGCCCGGAGATGATGCGGTTGCGTGCCGGGAAGTTCTCCGCGGCCGGGGGCGTATCGATGGGCAGTTCTGAAACGATGGCCCCGCACGCCGCGACGCGGTCGAAGAGGTCCTTGTGCTCGGGCGGGTAGGTGTGGGCCAGCCCGCAGCCGAGCACGACGATCGTGCGTCCGCCGGCGTGGAGCGCGCCCAGGTGGGCCGCCCCGTCGATTCCCCGCGCCCCGCCCGATACGACCGTCAGCCCGGCCTGCGCCAGCCCGCCCGCGAACCGCCGCGCCTGCTCGAGCCCGTAGTGCGTGCAATCGCGCGAGCCGACGATGGCCACGGGGTAGCGATCGTCGGTCGCGGGGCGCAGGTCGCCCCGCACGAAGAGAACGCCCGGCGAATCCGGGAGCGACGCGAGCAGCGCGGGATAGTCCGGGTCGCCCAGGTGCACGATGCGGATGTGCAGCGCGGCGGCCCGCTCCACCTCCCGGTCGGCGGCGGCCTGCGCCTCGCGCAGGCCCGTGGCGATGGCGGCACTCTTGGCATCGCCCACGCCCTGCACCTGCTTCCACGCGGCGGGCGAAGCGGCGCACGCGTCGGCGGCCGATCCAAAGCGTTCGATGGCCCGCCGGAAGAGCACCGGCCCCACGCCGCTCGACAGGTGCAGGCGCAGGCGCGCGTGCCGCTCCGCCGGCGAGTGCGGGGCGAGCACCGGCCCGGCCGCCTCCGCGGGCGTGGTCACGGCGTTGCGCCCCGGGCCTCCGCCGCCTGCGCGAAGGGCTCGTCGCTGCGGGCCGGCGCGTCGTGGTCCACGATCCGCGCGTACACCCGCAGGGCCTCCTTGGTCGGCACGCCGGTCAGCACGCGCTGCGTCACGATCACCTGCGGGTACAGCGCGCCGGGAAAGGGACGCCGCAGCGTGAGGTACGCCTCGCGGTGCCCCGGCCCGGGCAGCACGCGCGTCAGCGTCGCCTCCCATCCCGGGCTGGGCGCTTCGACCACGATCACGTGGTGACGCTCCTGCGAGTTGACCTGGACCGAGGGCCCGCTGAAGCCGCCGTCCGTCACGGCCGGTGGAGGCGCAGACGAGGCGCAACCGATCACAAGAGACACGCCCGCGAGCGCGACCACGAGGCGGGCGACAACGATCGACACGCGAGTACCCATACAAAACCCCCGGGAGACGCGGACCCGTACAAGGCCCTCCCGAACGGAGCATACCCCATGAACACGAACACGGTCGGAACAGCACGTCGGGTGCCGGGGTGGCTCATCGGCGCGTGTGCCCTCATCGCCGCCCAGACCGTCGCGGGCCCGCTGGGCT
It includes:
- a CDS encoding phytase, translated to MNPILVLALFALVPPPQSVPVVPCAAQTDPVQSSEDAADDPALWVHPTDPALSLVIGTNKKSGLVVYALDGRTLQTLDDGRMNNVDVVQGPGKPGLVIASNRSDQTLALYRVDAAARQLVRVEGPAIPTGLDEVYGLCAYTDPASRRTIAVVGSKGGVVRFIDLQDDAFKPAARVVREFTVGGQIEGMAADPERGVIYIGEEDVGLWQYSLNPAAEPARRLVDVVKSPDRAIAGNLAADVEGVTIFDAGHGRGFIIASCQGENRFAVYDRVDLSYRGSFALAMSRDAAPPDRVTETDGIHVHAGSLGPAFPHGVFIAQDDNEGSQQNFKLADWSKVADALRLAK
- a CDS encoding PEP-CTERM sorting domain-containing protein, with protein sequence MKIAAGLFVACVALPAVAGTVTGSGSLPMYGSNYGVTTWRIAGDAGSASTAFGAEGMTFFNGTLYVSHDHDANRAAGNLVSYTPGATGNLSAATTTLMGTGPAGLWGPEGITVNNSGSGFGSWAAGSVRITGIETRGTDSFGVFDTGTPGSNMSPTANAVPALDDIAWASSLDLFAGVEDGSGDSSFLRFFDKNTMAVQSFSAPVINGAKGIAAVSGSFAAAVTGASVGTSQAFLVVSEFDGFAFYDTNGNAIGPALTFGDYAAINELESVAVDETNNLIFLGDEAGLSIHVVSVPAPGVGAIFGLGLLAAARRRR
- a CDS encoding heme-binding protein produces the protein MPSIRRARPVESPVMHTQSIAALVLAALALGAAACSSSRPARQASLASSADAAASTDTSAGPLPAQPLAPGQIVRVGGDMNTRITERDGEFFVGPLSIDTPLPEGYPDPTPPGAMDIKTYPAVRRAEFRGTSTPESGMDRAFWPLFNHIKSRDIAMTSPVEMDYNDVQDADSAKSRDWTMSFLYRYQDQGPTGEDGAVVVRDAPPVTVLAMGVKGDYGMEKARPAMEQIEAWLAANPQWRAAGNWRSLYYNGPKLMWWNKWGEIQIPVERVSAAAR
- the lexA gene encoding transcriptional repressor LexA, with product MNLTPKQLKILQLIRDWRVRRGYSPTMQELADEIGVSKVTVFEHVEALIKKGALVREPNKARSLSIADGIAVPDEARPLRFPLVGRIAAGNPIEKVSDTDEIDLADVLCGTRSQNSTFALKVEGDSMRDEGILDGDFVLIERTQVASNGDKVVALLPDGSTTLKTFYKEDDYIRLQPANPNFDPIRVKYCQVQGIVKGVVRRYGR
- the dprA gene encoding DNA-processing protein DprA: MTTPAEAAGPVLAPHSPAERHARLRLHLSSGVGPVLFRRAIERFGSAADACAASPAAWKQVQGVGDAKSAAIATGLREAQAAADREVERAAALHIRIVHLGDPDYPALLASLPDSPGVLFVRGDLRPATDDRYPVAIVGSRDCTHYGLEQARRFAGGLAQAGLTVVSGGARGIDGAAHLGALHAGGRTIVVLGCGLAHTYPPEHKDLFDRVAACGAIVSELPIDTPPAAENFPARNRIISGLSLGVLVIEAGERSGALITARLAVDEHGREVFALPGRVDSAASRGTLGLLKRGEAAMATEPADVIAALEACAHHVHRGTHAVRFPARETLDTPALFTQTPPAPAPPANPVHAALLAALHEPRTADDVAESVGMDVARVRAELTMLEIQGRVARSGSKFIHRK